The DNA segment AATCACAGATACAGAGATAGTCTGGTTCAGATCTTACACTAATCACAGATACAGAGATAGTCTGGTTCAGATATTACACTAATCACAGATACAGAGATAGTCTGGTTCAGATCTTACACTAATCACAGATACAGAGATAGTCTGGTTCAGATCTTACACTAATCACAGATACAGAGATAGTCTGGTTCAGATCTTACACTAATCACAGATACAGAGATAGTCTGGTTCAGATCTTACACTAATCACAGATACAGAGTTCGTCTGGTTCAGATCTTACACTAATCACAGATACAGAGATAGTCTGGTTCAGATCTTACACTAATCACAGATACAGAGATAGTCTGGTTCAGATCTTACACTAATCACAGATACAGAGTTAGTCTGTTTCAGATCTTACACTAATCACAGATACAGAGATAGTCTGGTTCAGATCTTACACTAATCACAGATACAGAGATAGTCTGGTTCAGATCTTACACTAATCACAGATACAGAGTTCGTCTGGTTCATATCTTACACTAATCACAGATACAGAGATAGTCTGGTTCAGATCTTACACTAATCACAGATACAGAGATAGTCTGGTTCAGATCTTACACTAATCACAGATACAGAGATAGTCTGGTTCAGATCTTACACTAATCACAGATACAGAGTTAGTCTGTTTCAGATCTTACACTAATCACAGATACAGAGTTAGTCTGGTTCATATCTTACACTAATCACAGATACAGAGATAGTCTGGTTCAGATCTTACACTAATCACAGATACAGAGATAGTCTGGTTCAGATCTTACACTAATCACAGATACAGAGATAGTCTGGTTCAGATCTTACACTAATCACAGATACAGAGTTAGTCTGGTTCAGATCTTACACTAATCACAGATACAGAGATAGTCTGGTTCAGATCTTACACTAATCACAGATACAGAGTTAGTCTGGTTCAGATCTTACACTAATCACAGATACAGAGATAGTCTGGTTCAGATCTTACACTAATCACAGATACAGATATAGTCTGGTTCAGATCTTACACTAATCACAGATACAGAGATAGTCTGGTTCAGATCTTACACTAATCACAGATACAGAGATAGTCTGGTTCAGATCTTACACTAATCACAGATACAGAGATAGTCTGGTTCAGATCTTACACTAATCACAGATACAGAGATAGTCTGGTTCAGATCTTACACTAATCACAGATACAGAGATAGTCTGGTTCAGATCTTACACTAATCACAGATACAGAGTTAGTCTGGTTCAGATCTTACACTAATCACAGATACAGAGATAGTCTGGTTCAGATCTTACACTAATCACAGATACAGAGTTCGTCTGGTTCATATCTTACACTAATCACAGATACAGAGATAGTCTGGTTCAGATCTTACACTAATCACAGATACAGAGTTAGTCTGGTTCAGATCTTACACTAATCACAGATACAGAGATAGTCTGGTTCAGATCTTACACTAATCACAGATACAGAGTTAGTCTGGTTCAGATCTTACACTAATCACAGATACAGAGTTAGTCTGGTTCAGATCTTACACTAATCACAGATACAGAGATAGTCTGGTTCAGATCTTACACTAATCACAGATACAGAGATAGTCTGGTTCAGATCTTACACTAATCACAGATACAGAGTTCTGCTTCAGCGTCAGGGTTAGAGTCAGTAAGAACTGCAGCAGGTCTCTCTTCGAGCTCATTGGTTTGTGAGTCACGTGTGTCTGACCAATCACAAGCTGCAGCCCCGCCCACATGTCCTCTAGTGATGGGAGAAACCagaacatgcatgtttttacaaacTGCAAATGTAGTTTAGATGACATGTATGTATAAGATGTGTTCGTTTATTCATTGGGTTGGCTTGTTTTGGGTGTTTTATGGCTAATCAGGGATGCATAAGAGACAATGAACTACTGTTCTTcctttttattatacaaatattaaaatgatgaaaaCTGATCTAAAATCAGGTAAAAAATCATACAGACGCTGGTTTATGGGTTCACTGAGATCATCAATGATGAGATTCTGAGAAGTTTTTAAACTGATTTACTGAAATCAGATGATGTAGGCAGTACTCCGAACCACGGACTGGAAACAGAAGAGTAGAGTTGCTGTTGTAGCTGTGACCGGGACTGAAGATCATGAGTGATTCTGCTCAGTGTTCTCTTCTGTCTGGTGTGTAGAGACTAAACGTCCATCTGCTGCAGGTCTATAAGGTTCTGGTGAAGAAGACTGTGGACGAGAGCTGGGTCGTGTTCAGACGCTATACTGACTTCTCAAGACTCAACGATAAGGtcaggagagtgtgtgtgtgtgtgtgtgtgtgtgtgagagagtgtgtgtgtgtgtgtgtgtgtgtgtgagagagtgtgtgtgtgtgtgtgtgtgtgtgtgtgagagagatagtgtgtgttagagtttgtgtgtgtgtgtcagtgtgtatgttagagtgtgtatgtgtgtgtgtgtctgtgtgtatgttagagtgtgtgtgtgtgtgtgtgtgtgagagagattgtgtgtgtctgtgtgagagatagtgtgtgtgtgtgtgtgtgagagagagagagagagtgtgtgtgtgtgtgtgagtgtgtgtgagtgtgtgagtgtgtgtgtgtgtgtgagtgtgtgtgtgtgtgtgtgtgtgagtgtgtgtgtgtgtgtgtgagtgtgtgagagagattgtgtgtgtctgtgtgagagatagtgtgtgtgtgtgtcagtgtgtgtatgttagagtgtgtgtgtgtgtgtgtgtcagtgtgtgtatgttagagtgtgtgtgtgtgtgtgtcagtgtgtgtatgttagagtgtgtgtgtgtgtgtcagtgtgtgtatgttagagagtgtgtgtgtgtgtgtgtgtgtgtgagagagagatagtgtgtgtgtgtgctccgcTGACGTTGTGTCTCTGTCTCCAGCTGAAGGACATGTTTCCGGGGTTCAGACTGTCTCTTCCTCCGAAGCGCTGGTTCAAAGACAACTATGAGACGGAGTTCTTGGAGGACAGACAGCTGGGTCTGCAGGCCTTCCTCCAGAACCTCGTGGCCCATAAAGACATCTCCAACTGGTGAGCGTGGATTCACTGCTCAGTCCAGCATTCGTAATGCTTTATTAGACTGAAGGATGTGTGTGATGGATGCTGTGCTCCTCAGTGTGGCGGTGCGAGAGTTCCTGTGTCTGGACGATCCTCCTGGGCCCTTTGACAGTCTGGAGGAGAGCCGGGTGAGTCTCCAGCACAGCAGATATGATCATCTAACTGTCAACTGGACTTTCTGATACCTTAAGGGAgatgtttgtgttgcacatcatagaagacactGTTAGCAATGTTTGATGTAGCTGGTGCTTAAATCCTTTAACATGGGGTCACATGATTCTAAACCCACACAATGACTGTAAATGAACTAAAGGTGGCTTTAGGGTCAGATGTAGTACATCAGTTAATGTAAGTGCAAATGAAAcatctttgttttttaaaaatcagttCAGTCTGTGTGTCTGTCCATCAGGCGTTCTGTGAGACTCTAGAGGAGTGTAACTACAGGCTTCAGAAGGAACTTCTTGATAAACAGCGAGAGATAAACAGCTTAAAGAAAACACTGGAAGAGAAAGAGCGGCACATTCAGACGCTGGAAGGACGAATCAAGTAAATCCAGAACATTTGACAGACTCACAGCATCAGTGCAGTGTTACAGCAGTcagactgactgtgtgtgtgtgtgtgtgtgtgtgtgtgtgtgtgtgtgtgtgtgtgtgtgtgtcagcgggGACGTTCTCACTCCAGACAGTCCGTGTTGTGTGTCCGGAGCGGGCAGCGACTGTAGTCTGGACGTGGAGTCTTCTGCTGTGGAGGCCGATCAGGAGCTGTCTGATGAAACACAGTGAGTCCTCTAGAGCGAGTATGTGCAAAATTTGAGAGaactttgtatttgttttattttaatgataaagTCAAAAAATATCAGCTTGCAATTTAATACATGCTATCGGTCTTActatgaatgattcattcatatattagTTTAATAATGTCATAACATCTGTCTGGTGATGAATGCAGGATTCTCCAATTATTTAGTGCTCTTAAACTCCGCCCCTCAAATTCTCGTTCATCTGCATACCAAGCCACGCCCACAAACCAACAACTGATGCATAGAACCAATCCCtgcatcacattttttttaaaaattttgataAGTGTCAGAATACAGAAGAAAAGATGTGTTGCTGCTTTTGATGCAGATgccctgatgtgtgtgtgtgtgtgtgtgtgcagggctgtgctccGCTCGTCTCAGGGCTCTGTGTGTTGGTGTGGTCCGTCCGTCAGCGCCGCGTCTCCTCCCGTCGTTCAGGTCACTGCTCTGGACCACTGAGCGTCTCTCTGGGGTTATTCTGGTTCCCGTCTGCAGCCGTGATGGAGGAGGCACGTGTGATCTGTTTTCTGGGCTCGTGTTTATTGACGGCCAAAGAGTGACGTTTAGCCCCGACACGAGCACGCCACACGCCTCACCCGACGACAGGAAGCAGAATCACTCGACAATCAGCAGCACCGAGACTGAGAGCCGCTGCTGGAACACATCTCGCTGTTCTCAGGGTCACGTCtgttttcagtttagtttttgaGGTATAAATGAGTGAGACTGGTGTTGTTCACGTGTCATCAGTTCATCAGTTGATGGTCGTCATAATCAAGCAGTGCTCGTGTGAGGTGGAACACTGGTAGCGTTAGTTTTTAGTTCAGTTTTCTGCTTCACTGAAAGCCATATTTACATCCCAGCCGAGGCCCGTGGCTCTGTAGCGGGACACATCATGCACTTTACGGTCCTGAGGGATTATGGGATATATGCTTCTACACTACTTGACGAAATCATGTCCAACACTTCATTAAAGCTTCGTTTGAAGCCGTGTGCCTTCTCACACTTTCACTGATGACACGGGCCTTGTGTCTTTCCCCAgagttttatgtatttaaaagacTTACATATTAAAATGTGCTTTCCGTTGGTTCTGTTTGCTTCTGGGATGGTTCAGAATGTCTCTCCGTGTGTTTTGTGCTCGATGAATTGATCATGCTTTACTGGAGGAAGGATATACCGAAGCAGATGCTCTCATCATCGACTGTGACTTAAACGCCACTGAACTTAATGTCTTCACGTTTACAGCAATATAATCTTTGTTTCTGTCACACTTCTGATCCAGTTCATGCTTCTTGGGTTGTGGGCTCTGAGAACAACAGTTATGCAAAGATATCCCTGATGTTCAGAGGATTGTGGGATGGACTGAGAAATATTGCCAATGTTCTGAtcattagaaatgtatttaataaaagaggCTTCTCTGTGTCAGGACACTTTCAGTGGAGTCTGTATCTTACATGTAATGGAATGATgtcatttaattacaaaataaatgcaactCTAATCTGTTAGTTActggaaaaaaaatgtgtaattaaattacaggtaCTTATGAAATGATTAGATTACAAGATTACAAAGGGGGTAGATCTCAAtattttcacacacgtacagattttgttaatttttttttctccaaattgcGTTGACTGCTGTAATAtataagacaccaatgtttcaggagtttaggaacGTGCTTATTTGATTTGGGTTTGTGTTTATGCTTTATTTTCTAAGATGAACTGTTTTCCCCCCCGATGCATTGTCAGATGTGTTTCCCATCATAGCTGTTAAACTAACTTCAAACCTGTGTTTAACCTCAGAAAGATCTCAAAGTAAGTCTGGTTTTGTTGTGGCTGTgcgttaaaattaaataattataattttaattcaagtgAAGAAGGATTCTGACAGGAATCGGAGCACTACTGTAAGATTAACCCGGTCTCAAAATGAGAACAGTCGAAGATATttgttagaaatttagaaaagtaatctaATGTAATcggttacattaataaagtaattaaaatagttacactacttattacattttaaatagggtaacctgtaatctgtaacctattaaagaaaccttcccaacactggtgtgTATGTAGTTTATGAACAGTGTGAAGTTAATCTTGTACCTTACTGTCTCTTTCTGTTAAAGATCATAAATCTGACTCTGAGCTGTGAGAGGAATCAGAGCCCTGCGcttcaaataaacatttcattCAATCTCACAATAAACACACACTATCAACACtgaagagtgagtgtgagagagtgtgtgtgtgagagagtgtgtgtgtgtgtgagagagtgtgtgtgtgtgagagagtgtgtgtgtgtgtgtgtgtgtgtgtgtgagagagtgtgtgtgtgtgtgtgtgtgagtgtgtgtgtgtgtgtgtgtgagagagcgtgtgtgtgtgtgtgtgagagagcgtgtgtgtgcgtgagagagtgtgtgtgcgtgagagagtgtgtgtgtgtgtgtgtgagagagtgtgtgtgtgtgcgtgagagagtgtgtgtgtgagagagtgtgtgtgtgtgtgtgagtgtgtgtgtgtgtgtgtgtgagagagcgtgtgtgtgcgtgagagagcgtgtgtgtgcgtgagagagtgtgtgtgagagagtgtgtgtgtgtgtgagagagtgtgtgtgtgtgtgtgtgagagagtgtgtgtgtgtgtgtgagagagtgtgtgtgtgtgtgtgtgtgagagagtgtgtgtgtgtgcgtgagagagtgtgtgtgtgtgtgtgtgtgtgtgtgagagagtgtgtgtgtgtgcgtgagagagtgtgtgtgtgtgtgtgtgtgtgtgagagagagtgtgtgtgtgtgtgtgagagagtgtgtgtgtgtgtgtgtgtgagagtgtgtgtgtgtgtgtgcgtgagagagtgtgtgtgtgtgtgtgtgtgagagagtgtgtgtgtgcgtgagagagtgtgtgtgtgtgtgtgtgtgtgtgtgagagagtgtgtgtgtgtgtgtgtgtgtgagagagtgtgtgtgtgtgtgtgtgtgtgagagagtgtgtgtgtgtgtgtgtgtgtgtgtgtgagagagtgtgtgtgcgtgagagagtgtgtgtgtgtgcgtgagagagtgtgtgtgtgtgtgtgagagagtgtgtgtgtgtgtgtgtgtgtgagagagtgtgtgtgtgcgtgagagagtgtgtgtgagagagagagtgtgtgtgtgtgtgtgagagagagagagtgtgtgtgtgtgtgtgtgagagagagagagagagggtgtgtgtgtgtgtgtgtgtgagagagagagagagagtgtgtgtgagagtgtgtgtgtgtgtgagagagagagagtgtgtgtgtgtgtgtgtgtgagagagagtgagactgtgtgtgtgtgtgtgtgtgtgtgagtgagtgagagagtgagagtgagtgagtgagagagtgtgtgtgtgagagagagagtgtgtgtgtgtgagagagagagagagagagagagagagtatgtgtgtgtgtgtgtgtgtatgagagagagagagtgtgtgtgtgtgtgtgtatgtgtgtgtgagtgagagagagagagtgagtgtgtgtgtgtgtgtgtgagtgagagagagagtgtgtgtgtgtgtgtgtgtgtgagagagagagagtgtgtgtgagagagagtgtgagattgtgtgtgtgtgagtgacagagtgtgtgtgtgtgtgtgtgagagagagagagagtgtgagtgtgtgtgtgtgtgagagagagagagagagagagagagagagagtgtgtgtgtgtgagtgagagagagagagtgagtgtgtgtgtgtgtgtgtgagtgagagagagagtgagtgtgtgtgtgtgtgtgtgagagagagagagtgtgtgtgagagagagtgtgagattgtgtgtgtgtgagtgacagagtgtgtgtgtgtgtgtgtgagagagagagagagtgtgagtgtgtgtgtgtgtgagagagagagagagagagagagagagagagtgtgtgtgtgtgagagagagagagagagagagagagagtgtgacacTTTACTTCAGAGGAAAGATTTCCACCCcaacacaattaataaaataaactccaGAATCTCTAGACATTTTTCCCTCCTGCCCAACGTCCACTTGGCCCACCATCCAGACCTGGACACTGAATGTCTATACGACCACGTCCACCTTTATAAGAACCTGGTACATATCCTCGCAAAGAGACTCAAAGATGTCACTCTATACAGGACCAACCAGACCAGCCCCAGGTGGAGCAGAACCAGCCCTAACCCAGCCAATCCATCGAGACACACTCCAGCAAACTACATCCCAGTCCACAGCTCATCTAGAGCCCCGACCGGACCTCCACCCAGAGGTCCACCGCCCGGAGCTCCAGCACCCAGACAGGACCCCTACAGACAGAGACCGCTCTACAACAGCCCCACAGCTC comes from the Carassius carassius unplaced genomic scaffold, fCarCar2.1 SCAFFOLD_112, whole genome shotgun sequence genome and includes:
- the snx16 gene encoding sorting nexin-16 isoform X2; protein product: MATPFVPVPVPIECAPRPDSKSPVTSARLHGTERSVEYSSCPLPETPIQSWEERPITPTVLGYEVMEERAKFTVYKVLVKKTVDESWVVFRRYTDFSRLNDKLKDMFPGFRLSLPPKRWFKDNYETEFLEDRQLGLQAFLQNLVAHKDISNCVAVREFLCLDDPPGPFDSLEESRAFCETLEECNYRLQKELLDKQREINSLKKTLEEKERHIQTLEGRINGDVLTPDSPCCVSGAGSDCSLDVESSAVEADQELSDETQAVLRSSQGSVCWCGPSVSAASPPVVQVTALDH
- the snx16 gene encoding sorting nexin-16 isoform X1 → MNHCDVTSRRADVPPQIAVCGAMATPFVPVPVPIECAPRPDSKSPVTSARLHGTERSVEYSSCPLPETPIQSWEERPITPTVLGYEVMEERAKFTVYKVLVKKTVDESWVVFRRYTDFSRLNDKLKDMFPGFRLSLPPKRWFKDNYETEFLEDRQLGLQAFLQNLVAHKDISNCVAVREFLCLDDPPGPFDSLEESRAFCETLEECNYRLQKELLDKQREINSLKKTLEEKERHIQTLEGRINGDVLTPDSPCCVSGAGSDCSLDVESSAVEADQELSDETQAVLRSSQGSVCWCGPSVSAASPPVVQVTALDH
- the snx16 gene encoding sorting nexin-16 isoform X3, whose translation is MNHCDVTSRRADVPPQIAVCGAMATPFVPVPVPIECAPRPDSKSPVTSARLHGTERSVEYSSCPLPETPIQSWEERPITPTVLGYEVMEERAKFTVYKVLVKKTVDESWVVFRRYTDFSRLNDKLKDMFPGFRLSLPPKRWFKDNYETEFLEDRQLGLQAFLQNLVAHKDISNCVAVREFLCLDDPPGPFDSLEESRGCAPLVSGLCVLVWSVRQRRVSSRRSGHCSGPLSVSLGLFWFPSAAVMEEARSDV